The following nucleotide sequence is from Pirellulales bacterium.
ACTGCAGTTCGAGTTGGTTTTACGCTCGTCGAGCTGCTGGTTGTGATTGCGATCATCGGGATCTTGATTGCGTTGCTTTTGCCCGCCGTGCAGGCCGCCCGCGAAGCGGCGCGCCGCACTCAGTGCACCGATAATTTGAAGAACATGGGCTTGGCCTGTTTGAATTACGCTTCGGCCAAGAAAACCTTGCCTCCGGGAAAAGTTGTGGGCAGCACAACGGCCAGTGGCACTTATTGCGGGTCGACAACTCTCGCGGATGGCTTGCATGCCTGGTATACCAATTGGGCCTTGGAAATTCTTCCCTACGAGGAAGAAACGCCCTTATACCAACGTTATCATTTCGAGGTTTCCAATTTGGACCCGTTGAACGATCCAGTCCGCCAAACGATGTTGCCCGTGCAAACGTGCCCGAGCGATCCCAATCCACCGTCGCTGCAAACCGGTCAGGTCTCCGACGAAAACGGTCATATCATTATGACCAGTTCCTACAAAGGTGTCGCTGGACGTGGATTTTTTACGCCAGCTAACCCTGCCGAGGCCTATTGGGATAGCTATCAAGCCGGCAAAGGGGGCGAAACCATGCGCACCATTGACAAAGGACCCTTGCCGGTCGTCGTGATTAATCCTGCACCCACTGGGCAAAAGCCCAGTTACGGCAGCTCCCCTGGTTGTACGATGGGGCAATTAAGTAAGTTCCCAGTCAAGATCAGTCAAATCACCGATGGCACTTCCAAGACTTTACTCATCGGTGAATACACTACGGTCACTCAACCAGCCGGCACACCCCCCATAACTCGCTCTGCCGCCTGGGCGAGCAGTGTGTTCGGTATGGATTTGGGCGACGTCACACTGCCTGCAAATGTTGCCATTACAGCAGGAGATTGCCGCAGCAGCCCGCTAACCTGCAATGCTTCTTCGGTTTCGATGGTCATGGATTCTGATTACTTGAAATGTGAAGCGGTGTATCCGAACAGCAATTTTTATCAGCCCTGCGAGCGCGCTTTTGCCGGCGTCCACGGCGGCGGCGGAGCAGTTAACTTCGCCTACTGCGATGGCTCCGTGCATGTCTGGAACACCACCGGCGACATTCGCATTCTGGCCGCCATGGCTACTATCCAAGGCGGCGAAAGCCCGAGTATTCCGTGATAGAAGTTTTTCGGTCTGGTACGCGCCGCTTACTGTTGCGCGTGCCGAAAAATATCCCCAGTCGTCCGTGACCGGGGAGTTGCTTAGCACTATCCAGTTCCCACTAAGGAACTACTGTTGCCCCGCCTCGAGCGTTTGGTACATCCGCTCGGAGTGTGCTGCCCGGTCGTACTTGGCCATCACGCCGGCTTGTTCAAACTCAGCCCGCATCTTGACCGGCCGGCCATAGCCGTTGTCGCTAAGCGACTCCGGCGTGAGACGAACCGCAAAGATTTCCAGCACGCGCCGGTAGCATTTGCTTATTTATTATGGTACCGGCTTGAGTATTACTTCGAACAAGCTTATCTCGCCGGGGTTCTTCGGTCTGAAGTGCAATTCTTGCTGGCCGGCAGGGAGCGCCAATTGACCGAGGTGAACAACCGCGTTGTTCTTTGATTCAATGGCAGTTACAACGGCGCTGACGGAATGATCGCCAGCCTCGACGAGTAAATCGGTGTTGCTTCCGGCGCTGTATCGTACGGAAACATCGAACGTCGCCGGCGCGTTCAGGCGAATGGGCCAGGCCAGATAGTCTTCGGCCTTGGTGAAGCCGGCTGCGAAGTAACGTCCCGCCTTGCCGTCGCCATAGCTGAACTTGCCGTGTGGCGTGGCGTCGAAGGCGAGCAATTGGTTCTCCGCGACATTCGTGGCCAGCAGACGCCCCTTGGCGCCCTTCACGGGGCCGTTCATCTCCAGCACGACTACTGTATCGAACGGATCCGCGGGGGCAGCGGGCACGGTTACTTCGATATCCGATTCGTTCAGCCGCCGCGTTTTCAGCGCGTGCAAGTCTCGATCAGCCAGGGAATAGGCCCGGACCACTTCCCCTTGCAGATTACCGACGACAAGTTTGCCGTCGGTTGGCCACTGGAAAACGTGGAGATAGAGCGTGTTGCTTTTGACGGTGGAATCGCCCCAAGCTTGACGATCCAGTGGGGTGTGGCTGGTGCCATGAATGGAGTCGCCATTGACGGCCATCCAGCGGCCGATGCCTTCCAGGATGCGCGTGGCGTTCTCGTCAATCATGCCATCACCCTTTGGGCCGATGTTCAAGAGCGTATTGCCCCCTTTAGCCGCAATTTTGGCGATCAATTGAATAAAAAACTCGGGTATTTTGTAGTTGTTGTCGAACTTGTTGTAGCCGTAGGAATTGTTTACCGTCGGAATTGCTTCCCAATCGCCTTCGGCTTCGCGCACTTCCGCGGGATTGTCGGCCGTGTCCACGTAATCGCCGAAGTTTATTCCCAGGCCGCGGGCCGCGCGGCCGTTGATGACGACATTGGGAT
It contains:
- a CDS encoding DUF1559 domain-containing protein, whose product is MFAAPFVYVRKGNQESSECELRPSPRTFGPGQPTAVRVGFTLVELLVVIAIIGILIALLLPAVQAAREAARRTQCTDNLKNMGLACLNYASAKKTLPPGKVVGSTTASGTYCGSTTLADGLHAWYTNWALEILPYEEETPLYQRYHFEVSNLDPLNDPVRQTMLPVQTCPSDPNPPSLQTGQVSDENGHIIMTSSYKGVAGRGFFTPANPAEAYWDSYQAGKGGETMRTIDKGPLPVVVINPAPTGQKPSYGSSPGCTMGQLSKFPVKISQITDGTSKTLLIGEYTTVTQPAGTPPITRSAAWASSVFGMDLGDVTLPANVAITAGDCRSSPLTCNASSVSMVMDSDYLKCEAVYPNSNFYQPCERAFAGVHGGGGAVNFAYCDGSVHVWNTTGDIRILAAMATIQGGESPSIP
- a CDS encoding alpha-L-fucosidase; this translates as MIRITATILCAFGVCVLHFGQAGVLAQVQTDNMPAAEQARRRDEAAAIEAANGWWTAALKNRDERLAWWRDAKFGCFIHWGVYSNLAGEYKGREGGAYSEHIMRQLTIPRQEYLDEVVAKFNPEKFDAQAWVQLIKDAGMRYLVITAKHHDGFAMYPSDVTKYNITDATPFKRDPMKELADACRANGVHFGFYYSHAFDWEHPDAPGNDWDYKNPGGDRHLFDEKQGAGYKMWYDVHPELVEKAKKYVDEKAIPQLQELIVKYHPEILWFDVSGKLPLSEQLRIVKAVRAADPNVVINGRAARGLGINFGDYVDTADNPAEVREAEGDWEAIPTVNNSYGYNKFDNNYKIPEFFIQLIAKIAAKGGNTLLNIGPKGDGMIDENATRILEGIGRWMAVNGDSIHGTSHTPLDRQAWGDSTVKSNTLYLHVFQWPTDGKLVVGNLQGEVVRAYSLADRDLHALKTRRLNESDIEVTVPAAPADPFDTVVVLEMNGPVKGAKGRLLATNVAENQLLAFDATPHGKFSYGDGKAGRYFAAGFTKAEDYLAWPIRLNAPATFDVSVRYSAGSNTDLLVEAGDHSVSAVVTAIESKNNAVVHLGQLALPAGQQELHFRPKNPGEISLFEVILKPVP